Proteins co-encoded in one Callospermophilus lateralis isolate mCalLat2 chromosome 2, mCalLat2.hap1, whole genome shotgun sequence genomic window:
- the LOC143637755 gene encoding olfactory receptor 8B3-like, which produces MLTGNDSLVTEFVLAGLTDLQELQLPLFHLFLMIYIVTILGNFGLLTLIGLNSHLHTPMYYFLFNLSFIDLCYSSVFSPKMLMNFVSKRNAISYVGCMTQLFFFLFFVISECYMLTSMAYDRYVAICNPLLYRVTMSQQVCSALSLAAYVMGFIGATAHTGCMLRLTFCNANVINHYLCDILPLLQLSCTSTYVNEVVVLVVVGINITVPSFTILTSYIFILTSILHIKSTHGRSKAFSTCSSHIIAISLFFGSGAFMYLKYSSPGSMDQGKFSSVFYTNVVPMLNPLIYSLRNKDVKVALREVMTKIKKKHKL; this is translated from the coding sequence ATGCTGACCGGAAATGACTCCCTGGTGACTGAGTTTGTTCTGGCTGGATTAACAGACcttcaggagcttcagcttccccTCTTTCACCTGTTCCTAATGATCTACATTGTCACCATCCTGGGCAACTTTGGCTTGCTCACACTTATTGGTCTCAATTCTCACTTGCACACCCCTATGTACTACTTCCTCTTCAACCTTTCCTTCATTGATCTCTGTTACTCTTCTGTTTTCAGCCCCAAAATGTTGATGAACTTTGTCTCCAAGAGGAATGCCATCTCCTATGTGGGGTGCATGACtcagctgtttttctttctcttttttgtcaTCTCTGAGTGCTACATGTTGACCTCAATGGCCTATGATCGTTATGTGGCCATCTGTAACCCATTGCTGTATAGGGTCACCATGTCCCAGCAGGTCTGTTCTGCATTGTCTCTTGCTGCCTATGTGATGGGATTTATTGGAGCCACTGCCCACACGGGCTGCATGCTTAGACTGACCTTCTGCAATGCCAATGTCATCAACCATTACTTGTGTGACATATTACCCCTCCTCCAACTTTCTTGCACCAGCACCTATGTCAATGAAGTAGTCGTTCTTGTGGTGGTGGGCATTAATATCACAGTCCCCAGCTTTACCATATTGACTTCTTACATTTTCATTCTTACCAGCATTCTTCACATCAAATCCACTCATGGAAGATCAAAAGCCTTCAGTACCTGCAGCTCTCACATCATtgctatttctctcttttttggatCAGGTGCTTTCATGTATCTTAAATATTCTTCTCCTGGATCTATGGACCAGGgaaaattttcttctgttttctacaCTAATGTGGTTCCCATGCTCAACCCTTTGATCTATAGTTTGAGGAACAAGGATGTCAAAGTTGCACTTAGGGAAGTCatgactaaaattaaaaagaaacacaaattgTAA
- the LOC143391063 gene encoding olfactory receptor 8B3-like isoform X2 produces the protein MASGNGSSVTQFILLGLTQQPELQLPLFLLFLGTYLVSVVGNLGLIVLIVLNPHLHTPMYYFLFNLSFIDLCYSSVITPRMLMSFVNQNIISYAECMAQLFFFAFFVIDECCILTSMAYDRYVAICKPLLYRITMSHEVCLLLMVGVYAMGLVGAMAHTVCMMRLSFCDSNIINHYMCDIPPLLKLSCTSTSVNELVVFIVVGVNVIGPSIIIFISYTLILSNISGIHSTEGRSKAFSTCSSHIIAVSLFFGASAFMYLTPSPTGSLDQDKVSTVFYTIVGPMMNPFIYSLRNKDVHVALRKTLKKRMLS, from the coding sequence ATGGCCTCAGGCAATGGCTCCTCAGTGACCCAGTTTATCCTGCTGGGTTTAACACAGCAGCCTGAGCTTCAGCTgcctctcttcctcctcttcttaggAACCTACTTGGTCTCTGTGGTGGGGAACTTGGGCTTGATTGTTCTGATTGTTCTGAATCCTCACCTGCACACTCCCATGTACTACTTCCTCTTCAACCTTTCCTTCATTGATCTCTGCTACTCCTCAGTCATTACCCCCCGAATGCTGATGAGCTTTGTAAATCAGAACATCATCTCTTATGCAGAGTGCATGGCTCAgctctttttctttgctttttttgtaaTTGATGAGTGCTGTATTTTGACATCAATGGCCTATGATCGATATGTGGCCATTTGTAAGCCCCTGCTTTACAGGATCACCATGTCCCATGAGGTCTGTCTCTTGCTTATGGTGGGTGTGTATGCCATGGGGCTTGTGGGTGCCATGGCCCACACTGTATGCATGATGAGACTCAGTTTCTGTGACAGCAATATCATCAATCACTACATGTGTGACATACCTCCTCTCCTGAAGCTCTCCTGCACAAGCACCTCCGTCAATGAGCtggtggttttcattgtggtgggTGTCAATGTTATAGGGCCTAGCATTATCATCTTCATTTCTTACACCTTGATCCTGTCCAACATTTCCGGCATCCATTCCACAGAGGGCAGGTCTAAAGCATTCAGCACCTGCAGCTCTCATATTATTGCTGTTTCTCTTTTCTTTGGAGCATCAGCATTCATGTACCTTACACCATCTCCTACTGGGTCTCTGGATCAAGATAAAGTCTCTACAGTTTTTTATACCATTGTGGGACCGATGATGAATCCTTTCATCTACAGTTTGAGGAACAAAGATGTCCATGTTGCTCTGAGAAAGACTTTGAAGAAAAGGATGCTTTCCTAA
- the LOC143391063 gene encoding olfactory receptor 8C8-like isoform X1, giving the protein MASGNGSSVTQFILLGLTQQPELQLPLFLLFLGTYLVSVVGNLGLIVLIVLNPHLHTPMYYFLFNLSFIDLCYSSVITPRMLMSFVNQNIISYAECMAQLFFFAFFVIDECCILTSMAYDRYVAICKPLLYRITMSHEVCLLLMVGVYAMGLVGAMAHTVCMMRLSFCDSNIINHYMCDIPPLLKLSCTSTSVNELVVFIVVGEVIFWRISSFIILISNALILYNILHMSSAKGLSKAMSLCGSHIVTVGFFPGSALLMYVKPSSPRSVDQGKYFLVFYTLGVPLLNPFIYSLRTRKSNFL; this is encoded by the exons ATGGCCTCAGGCAATGGCTCCTCAGTGACCCAGTTTATCCTGCTGGGTTTAACACAGCAGCCTGAGCTTCAGCTgcctctcttcctcctcttcttaggAACCTACTTGGTCTCTGTGGTGGGGAACTTGGGCTTGATTGTTCTGATTGTTCTGAATCCTCACCTGCACACTCCCATGTACTACTTCCTCTTCAACCTTTCCTTCATTGATCTCTGCTACTCCTCAGTCATTACCCCCCGAATGCTGATGAGCTTTGTAAATCAGAACATCATCTCTTATGCAGAGTGCATGGCTCAgctctttttctttgctttttttgtaaTTGATGAGTGCTGTATTTTGACATCAATGGCCTATGATCGATATGTGGCCATTTGTAAGCCCCTGCTTTACAGGATCACCATGTCCCATGAGGTCTGTCTCTTGCTTATGGTGGGTGTGTATGCCATGGGGCTTGTGGGTGCCATGGCCCACACTGTATGCATGATGAGACTCAGTTTCTGTGACAGCAATATCATCAATCACTACATGTGTGACATACCTCCTCTCCTGAAGCTCTCCTGCACAAGCACCTCCGTCAATGAGCtggtggttttcattgtggtgg GTGAAGTGATATTTTGGAGGATATCTAGCTTCATTATCTTAATCTCAAATGCTTTGATTCTTTATAACATCCTTCATATGTCCTCAGCTAAGGGTTTATCCAAGGCCATGAGCCTCTGTGGTTCTCACATAGTAACTGTTGGCTTCTTCCCTGGGTCTGCACTGCTCATGTATGTCAAACCATCATCTCCTAGGTCTGTGGACCAGGGGAAATATTTCTTAGTGTTTTACACTTTGGGCGTTCCCTTGCTAAACCCCTTCATTTATAGCCTCAGAACAAGGAAGTCAAATTTTCTCTGA